Proteins encoded together in one Benincasa hispida cultivar B227 chromosome 1, ASM972705v1, whole genome shotgun sequence window:
- the LOC120087870 gene encoding CBL-interacting serine/threonine-protein kinase 7-like — protein METGLRPTPTAAPPSTGATLLGKYHLGRLLGRGSFAKVYQVVSLVDNSTVAVKIIDKSKTVGAALERCIVREVAAMRRLNHHPNILKIHEVMATKSKIYLVVEFAAGGELFAKISRRGRFTEPVARRYFQQLVSALKFCHENGVVHRDVKPQNLLLDEQGNLKISDFGLSALPEQLRDGLLHTACGTPAYSAPEVMIRRGGGGYDGGKADAWSCGVILFVMLCGFLPFDDSNLAAMYKKIHRREFQIPIWISKPVRFLIYHLLDPNPKTRMSIEALMQSPWFKKSLQLKQSNESLLQSMRDYRLGKERGIGEMNAFDIISMSSGLDLSGLFETAEKRAERRFTSRETVMEVEERMKEIGGELGYEVEAGAKGGAIGMGKGRVVVVVEVVEVAVAPATLTMVEVRVVRGGEEFEEHHWRCFEGKLEGFAVPWQRKCNL, from the coding sequence ATGGAGACGGGGCTCCGGCCCACGCCCACCGCAGCTCCACCTTCTACCGGCGCAACCCTTCTCGGAAAGTACCACTTAGGCCGCCTTCTCGGTCGCGGAAGCTTCGCCAAAGTCTACCAAGTAGTTTCCTTAGTCGATAACTCCACCGTTGCTGTCAAAATCATCGACAAATCCAAAACCGTCGGCGCCGCCCTGGAACGTTGCATAGTCCGGGAGGTTGCCGCCATGCGCCGCCTCAATCACCACCCAAACATCCTCAAAATCCACGAAGTAATGGCGACCAAGTCCAAAATCTACCTGGTGGTCGAATTCGCCGCCGGCGGCGAACTCTTCGCCAAAATCTCCCGCCGTGGGCGTTTCACTGAACCCGTCGCCCGCCGGTATTTCCAACAACTCGTCTCAGCCCTCAAGTTCTGCCACGAAAACGGCGTCGTTCACCGCGATGTGAAGCCGCAGAATCTTTTGCTGGACGAACAGGGCAATCTAAAAATCTCCGATTTCGGTCTCTCTGCTTTACCCGAACAGCTCAGAGACGGGTTACTCCACACGGCTTGTGGAACTCCGGCGTACTCAGCGCCGGAGGTCATGATCCGGCGCGGTGGCGGTGGATACGACGGTGGAAAGGCCGACGCCTGGTCCTGTGGAGTGATTTTATTCGTAATGCTCTGTGGGTTTCTCCCTTTCGACGACAGTAACCTAGCGGCGATGTACAAGAAAATCCACCGGCGAGAATTTCAAATCCCTATTTGGATATCGAAACCGGTCCGTTTTCTAATATATCACCTCCTCGATCCGAATCCCAAAACGAGGATGAGCATTGAGGCGTTAATGCAAAGCCCTTGGTTCAAGAAATCGCTGCAATTGAAACAGAGTAATGAGAGTCTATTGCAATCGATGAGGGATTATCGATTGGGGAAAGAGAGGGGAATCGGGGAAATGAATGCGTTCGATATAATTTCGATGTCGTCGGGGTTGGATTTATCGGGGCTGTTTGAAACGGCGGAGAAGAGGGCGGAGAGGAGGTTTACGTCGAGGGAGACGGTGATGGAGGTGGAGGAGAGGATGAAGGAGATCGGCGGAGAGTTGGGGTATGAGGTAGAGGCGGGGGCGAAAGGAGGGGCGATCGGAATGGGGAAGGGGagggtggtggtggtggtggaagTGGTGGAGGTGGCAGTAGCGCCGGCGACATTGACGATGGTGGAAGTGAGAGTGGTGAGAGGAGGAGAGGAGTTTGAAGAGCACCATTGGAGATGTTTTGAAGGTAAACTTGAAGGATTTGCAGTTCCATGGCAGAGGAAATGTAatctatga